The following proteins are co-located in the Engraulis encrasicolus isolate BLACKSEA-1 chromosome 2, IST_EnEncr_1.0, whole genome shotgun sequence genome:
- the LOC134468376 gene encoding deleted in malignant brain tumors 1 protein-like, with amino-acid sequence MGIRTASFILFSLLGVTITHGEPLQCGGVFTESEGEFFSPDYPAPYPNHANCTWTIQSTGNRIIELTFPFMEVEHKNWDADCTFDSISVYDGSMSDNRLLAKVCGDEPRSFNSTRNELTVHFSSDATFPEKGFHAKWSFTDVPSLSEYPVVDKVTPGVEPTDIECGGDLTEAEGKFSSPNYPKRYPNSANCTWSIRSTGNRIIALTIPTLRLEADWLPAQCRFDSVSVYDGPASDKRLLGRLCGTQTGNYKSTRNELTVVFSSDSSTTQKGFTAEYSFIDVPSLSEYPAIVPTEAPTESVTEDIDPIDIKCGGELAETEGNFFSPNYPKYYPNKAKCTWSIKSTGNSIIALTIPTLRLEADWLPDCRFDSVSVYDGPASDKRLLGRLCGTQTGTFNSTRNELTVVFSSDSSGTFTGFKAEYSFIDVPSLSEYPPIAPKKDPTGTNCGGLLVEPKGEFFSPNYTAAGYPKNARCTWTIQSPGDKAIELNFPFMEVESRHWDPKCSFDSISVYDGPLENDHLLARLCDNQNPSVKSTTNEMTVIFVSDSSISRKGFHAEYSFIDMA; translated from the exons GTGAACCATTGCAGTGCGGTGGCGTGTTTACTGAGTCGGAAGGGGAGTTCTTCAGCCCTGACTACCCTGCTCCCTACCCCAACCATGCCAACTGCACCTGGACCATCCAGAGCACAGGGAACCGGATCATAGAGCTCACCTTCCCCTTCATGGA GGTGGAGCACAAGAACTGGGATGCGGACTGTACATTTGATTCCATCAGTGTGTACGATGGATCCATGTCAGACAACCGACTGCTTGCGAAGGTCTGTGGTGATGAACCACGCTCCTTCAACTCCACCCGAAATGAGCTGACCGTGCACTTTAGCAGTGACGCCACCTTTCCAGAGAAAGGCTTCCATGCCAAATGGAGCTTTACAG aTGTTCCGTCTCTGTCAG AATATCCAGTTGTAG ATAAAGTGACACCAGGTGTAGAGCCCACAG ATATCGAGTGTGGTGGTGATTTGACTGAAGCCGAAGGTAAATTCTCCAGTCCCAACTACCCAAAACGGTACCCCAACAGTGCCAATTGCACCTGGTCCATCAGGAGCACAGGGAACCGCATCATCGCCCTGACAATTCCTACCTTGAG ACTTGAGGCTGACTGGCTCCCTGCTCAGTGCAGGTTTGACTCGGTTAGTGTGTACGATGGTCCCGCCTCTGACAAGCGACTGCTCGGCAGACTCTGTGGCACACAGACTGGCAACTATAAATCTACGAGGAACGAGCTGACTGTAGTCTTCTCCTCTGACTCCAGTACCACTCAGAAGGGCTTCACAGCAGAGTACAGCTTCATTG ATGTTCCCAGTTTATCAG AATATCCAGCTATAG TTCCTACTGAGGCCCCAACGG AATCGGTGACGGAAGACATAGATCCCATAG ATATCAAGTGTGGTGGCGAGTTGGCTGAAACTGAAGGCAATTTCTTCAGTCCCAACTACCCAAAGTATTATCCCAATAAAGCCAAATGCACCTGGTCCATCAAGAGCACAGGGAACAGCATAATCGCCCTGACAATTCCTACCTTGAG ACTCGAGGCTGACTGGCTTCCAGACTGCAGGTTTGACTCGGTTAGTGTGTACGATGGTCCCGCCTCTGACAAACGACTGCTTGGCAGACTCTGTGGCACACAGACTGGCACCTTTAATTCCACGAGGAACGAGCTGACTGTAGTCTTCTCCAGTGACTCTAGTGGCACCTTCACTGGCTTCAAAGCAGAGTACAGCTTCATTG ATGTTCCCAGTTTATCAG AATATCCACCTATAG CTCCGAAGAAGGACCCAACAG GTACAAATTGTGGGGGTCTGCTTGTGGAGCCCAAGGGTGAATTCTTCAGCCCCAACTACACTGCAGCCGGCTACCCGAAGAACGCTCGCTGCACCTGGACCATCCAGAGCCCAGGGGACAAGGCCATAGAACTGAACTTCCCCTTCATGGA AGTAGAGTCCCGTCACTGGGACCCAAAGTGTTCCTTTGACTCCATCAGTGTGTATGATGGCCCACTGGAAAACGATCATCTGCTGGCCAGGCTGTGTGATAACCAAAATCCATCTGTCAAGTCCACCACAAATGAGATGACAGTTATCTTCGTCAGTGACTCCTCCATCTCTAGAAAGGGGTTTCATGCTGAATACAGTTTTATTG ATATGGCATAA